The Candidatus Saganbacteria bacterium genome contains a region encoding:
- the recJ gene encoding single-stranded-DNA-specific exonuclease RecJ, translating to MSIPQRQWHFYESDDLLTQDISKEFNISSTVSRAIINRGLKKKEDINDFLNPRLSSLKDPFEIPGMAKAVQRVLLARERKEKVLVFGDYDVDGVTGTSIIVIALKRLGFDPLYYIPHRYDEGYGMNIEAVNEFKKQGVNLIVTVDCGISNFKEIKTANELGMEVIVTDHHNIPLELPQAHAIVNPKQMPEGHPSRNLSGAGVAFKFIWAVYRKAGISDTVSVKEFLDLAALGTVADVVPLLGENRTIAVTGMKILNEKKRVGVKHLVDTAGISGRVTARNISFMLAPRLNAPGRLHHAELSMKLLLEDNPQKAQALAGEINRVNVERQQIGALIGEEIFSRMEDADEKKLILLAGKNWHPGVIGIVASRISERFNRPTILISEEGEFCRGSVRSIEGFDVYDLLLSCKDLFLDFGGHKDAAGFEMLSKDIPELEERLRKKMDGCIAIENLVPRTKIDAVIPSKDITSVLATELEQLEPYGSGNPAPVLLAKGLKIVNCKRVGQSGNHLKIKLSDGGSVFDSIGFDMGELAGELEISKEYDIAFNLSLNEWDGFEFPQMEIVDMRRPL from the coding sequence ACCGTTTCAAGGGCTATCATCAACCGCGGGCTTAAAAAAAAAGAAGATATAAATGATTTCCTGAATCCCAGGCTTTCCTCTCTCAAGGACCCTTTTGAGATCCCGGGAATGGCAAAGGCTGTCCAGAGGGTGCTTCTTGCCAGGGAAAGGAAGGAAAAGGTCCTGGTATTCGGGGATTATGACGTTGACGGTGTCACCGGCACATCTATAATAGTCATTGCGCTTAAAAGGCTCGGGTTCGACCCGCTCTATTATATTCCTCACAGGTATGACGAGGGATACGGGATGAACATCGAAGCCGTCAATGAATTCAAGAAGCAGGGCGTTAATCTAATAGTCACTGTCGATTGCGGGATAAGTAATTTCAAAGAGATAAAAACCGCGAACGAACTCGGCATGGAAGTCATCGTGACGGACCACCATAATATCCCTCTTGAACTGCCGCAGGCGCATGCCATTGTCAATCCGAAACAGATGCCTGAGGGCCATCCGTCACGCAACCTTTCCGGGGCCGGGGTCGCGTTCAAATTTATCTGGGCTGTCTACAGGAAAGCGGGCATTTCGGACACCGTATCGGTGAAAGAATTCCTCGATCTTGCCGCGCTTGGCACAGTCGCTGATGTCGTGCCCCTTCTCGGGGAGAACAGGACGATAGCGGTGACCGGGATGAAGATCTTGAACGAAAAAAAACGGGTCGGAGTGAAACATCTTGTGGATACGGCCGGCATCTCCGGCAGAGTGACGGCGCGCAATATCTCTTTCATGCTCGCGCCGAGGCTGAACGCGCCCGGCAGGCTCCATCACGCGGAGCTGAGCATGAAACTCCTTCTGGAAGACAATCCGCAGAAAGCCCAGGCCCTGGCAGGAGAGATAAACAGGGTGAATGTCGAGCGCCAGCAGATCGGGGCCCTTATAGGGGAAGAGATCTTTTCAAGAATGGAGGACGCGGACGAAAAAAAACTGATACTCCTTGCCGGCAAGAACTGGCATCCGGGGGTTATCGGGATCGTGGCATCCAGGATATCAGAGCGGTTCAACCGGCCGACCATACTCATAAGCGAGGAAGGCGAATTCTGCAGGGGATCCGTAAGGAGCATAGAGGGTTTTGACGTGTATGACCTTCTTCTTTCATGCAAAGACCTTTTTCTTGATTTCGGAGGGCACAAGGATGCAGCCGGGTTCGAGATGCTCTCAAAGGATATTCCCGAGCTTGAAGAAAGGCTGCGCAAAAAAATGGACGGCTGTATCGCCATCGAAAACCTTGTGCCCAGGACAAAGATAGACGCGGTCATACCGTCAAAAGACATCACTTCCGTACTGGCGACAGAGCTTGAACAGCTTGAACCTTACGGCAGCGGCAATCCGGCTCCCGTCCTGCTTGCGAAAGGGTTAAAGATCGTGAACTGCAAGAGAGTGGGGCAGAGCGGAAACCACCTCAAGATAAAGCTGTCCGACGGCGGATCGGTCTTTGATTCGATCGGTTTTGACATGGGAGAGCTGGCGGGAGAGCTCGAGATCTCAAAGGAATACGATATTGCTTTCAATCTTTCCCTGAACGAATGGGACGGGTTCGAGTTCCCTCAGATGGAGATCGTGGACATGAGGAGACCTTTATAG